A genomic segment from Sporanaerobacter acetigenes DSM 13106 encodes:
- a CDS encoding ABC transporter substrate-binding protein: MVSVGNTINGVLFEGLIDEDENLEIQPAVAESWEISDDGLFYTFHLRKDAKWSDGEPVTTKNFEYSWKRALTPENAVKLANEFFYIKNAEACFNGEILPIKGDVKRAQAALAEAGYPNGEGFPKVEYLYNSSPGNKRTAEMLQEMWKNNLNIDIELVNVEYKVESERRHSGQFQLARSAWNGGRFPFSYLQIFETGNSNNNPQFSDPEYDALVKKIRTEIDIAKKNELLHEAEEFALKNYIVCPLTYGSSTLLLSNRVKDFRISPTGSITFHYVYIEE, from the coding sequence TTGGTAAGTGTAGGAAACACAATCAATGGTGTTTTATTTGAAGGTTTAATTGATGAGGATGAAAATTTAGAAATACAGCCTGCTGTTGCAGAAAGTTGGGAGATAAGTGATGATGGCCTATTCTATACATTTCATTTGAGAAAGGATGCCAAATGGTCTGATGGAGAACCAGTTACTACAAAGAACTTTGAATACTCTTGGAAGAGAGCTTTAACTCCAGAAAATGCTGTAAAGCTTGCTAATGAATTCTTCTATATAAAAAATGCAGAAGCTTGCTTTAATGGAGAAATATTACCTATAAAGGGTGATGTAAAAAGAGCGCAGGCAGCTTTAGCTGAAGCAGGATATCCTAATGGAGAAGGATTTCCTAAAGTAGAATATTTATATAATTCTAGCCCTGGGAATAAAAGAACTGCTGAAATGCTTCAAGAAATGTGGAAAAACAATTTAAATATTGACATAGAACTTGTAAATGTTGAATACAAAGTAGAATCAGAGAGAAGACATAGTGGACAATTCCAATTAGCTAGATCTGCTTGGAATGGAGGACGTTTTCCATTTTCTTATTTACAAATATTTGAGACTGGTAATTCTAACAATAATCCACAATTTAGCGATCCAGAATATGATGCTTTAGTGAAGAAGATAAGAACTGAAATAGATATTGCAAAGAAAAATGAATTACTTCATGAAGCTGAAGAATTTGCATTAAAGAATTATATAGTTTGTCCATTAACTTATGGTTCTTCTACTTTATTATTAAGTAATAGAGTTAAGGATTTTAGAATTAGTCCAACAGGTAGCATAACATTTCATTATGTATATATAGAAGAATAA